Proteins encoded in a region of the Sphingopyxis sp. OAS728 genome:
- a CDS encoding DMT family transporter, producing MNQATGWALLIFSGVLDVMWAFATKKSQGMTHWGWGTFSLLLLAGFVIALSKALSVLPLGMAYAVWTGIGAVGSVIVGAILFGEPLTATRISYIAIIVIAIAGLNIGSAENPAG from the coding sequence ATGAACCAGGCAACCGGCTGGGCGCTGCTCATCTTTTCCGGTGTCCTCGATGTGATGTGGGCATTCGCGACCAAGAAATCGCAAGGCATGACCCATTGGGGCTGGGGCACCTTCTCCCTTCTGTTGCTCGCCGGCTTCGTCATTGCCTTAAGCAAAGCCCTTTCCGTGCTTCCCTTGGGGATGGCCTACGCAGTCTGGACCGGCATCGGCGCGGTCGGCTCGGTCATCGTCGGGGCGATCCTGTTTGGCGAGCCGCTGACCGCTACGCGCATCTCCTACATCGCCATCATCGTCATCGCCATTGCCGGGCTCAACATCGGATCGGCTGAGAATCCAGCCGGTTAG
- a CDS encoding nuclear transport factor 2 family protein — protein sequence MIVAICALILATSSGQPKAQEAAPDTAALKIATQALLDAVATGRTDIWDTYLDDRIIHVDENGVRRTKAELIAELAPLPTGLSGSLEIASFEARITNDIAVTFHEDQEQLDYHGQPLRSRFRSVDTWRRTDQGWRLIAAHVAAVQRDPPSVQLPPRVLCELNGIYRLTPEIVATLSCDSGKLRVERPGRPDIYFAAETRDIFFEVGKPRVRRIFQRNIQGRVTGFVDRREGEDIRWRRVGTK from the coding sequence ATGATAGTCGCCATCTGCGCGCTAATTCTGGCAACCTCCAGCGGGCAGCCCAAAGCACAGGAAGCTGCGCCGGACACCGCCGCGTTGAAAATCGCGACGCAGGCCTTGCTCGACGCCGTGGCCACCGGACGCACGGACATCTGGGACACATATCTCGACGATCGCATCATTCACGTGGATGAAAATGGCGTCAGAAGGACCAAGGCTGAGCTCATCGCCGAACTCGCCCCTCTCCCCACGGGACTGTCCGGCAGCCTTGAAATCGCCAGTTTCGAGGCGCGGATTACGAACGACATAGCGGTCACATTCCACGAAGACCAGGAGCAGCTCGACTATCACGGGCAGCCGCTCCGCTCCCGCTTCCGCAGTGTCGACACGTGGAGAAGGACGGATCAGGGCTGGCGGCTCATCGCAGCGCATGTCGCCGCCGTTCAGCGCGACCCGCCCTCCGTCCAGCTCCCACCGCGCGTTCTTTGTGAACTCAATGGCATCTATCGGCTGACGCCCGAAATCGTCGCAACGCTGTCGTGCGACAGCGGTAAGCTGCGGGTGGAACGGCCGGGACGGCCCGACATCTATTTTGCGGCCGAGACGCGCGACATATTTTTCGAGGTGGGAAAACCGCGGGTCCGCCGAATTTTCCAACGCAACATTCAAGGGCGGGTGACGGGCTTTGTCGATCGCCGCGAAGGCGAAGATATTCGATGGCGCCGAGTGGGCACAAAATAG
- a CDS encoding RidA family protein, which translates to MAGQPISPTEASYAQAWLAEMPTRWLFVSGQVPTDSDGDAPSSFADQARVVWRNLETQLHAANMNLSDIAKLTVYLSSRDYRQQNTQIRREILGAHCPAITVIIADIFDSDWLLEVDAIACR; encoded by the coding sequence ATGGCCGGACAGCCGATTTCGCCCACCGAGGCATCCTATGCGCAAGCCTGGCTGGCCGAAATGCCGACGCGGTGGCTGTTCGTCAGCGGGCAAGTGCCAACCGACAGCGATGGAGATGCACCTTCCTCTTTCGCCGACCAAGCCCGTGTCGTGTGGCGCAACCTCGAGACGCAGCTGCACGCTGCGAATATGAACCTCTCCGATATCGCCAAACTGACCGTCTATCTGTCGAGCCGGGACTATCGGCAACAGAATACGCAGATCAGGCGCGAAATCCTCGGAGCGCACTGCCCCGCCATAACCGTCATCATCGCGGACATCTTCGACAGCGACTGGCTCCTCGAGGTCGACGCTATCGCTTGCCGCTAG
- a CDS encoding CGNR zinc finger domain-containing protein has translation MSKPIDLPHRVAGNLALDLANTISWRGTPREIDCLADAEGLAAWAQALGLIDSADAPALYAFEEVRALRTAIIAAGSAVAAGAAPDVSATETVARLAARSLAAASLDGIPATIAFAPEDRILGPLAWAALDLFRGDELARLKQCPPDDCRWLFIDRTKNGSRRWCDMASCGNRAKARRAR, from the coding sequence GTGTCGAAACCCATAGATTTGCCTCACCGTGTCGCCGGCAACCTGGCGCTCGACCTTGCCAACACCATCAGCTGGCGGGGGACGCCGCGCGAGATCGATTGTCTGGCGGACGCGGAGGGCCTAGCCGCATGGGCGCAGGCGCTCGGCCTGATCGACAGCGCCGACGCGCCTGCCTTGTATGCCTTTGAGGAGGTTCGCGCGCTGCGCACGGCGATCATCGCCGCCGGCAGTGCGGTCGCCGCCGGTGCGGCGCCCGACGTTTCGGCGACGGAAACGGTGGCCCGTCTCGCGGCGCGCAGTTTGGCTGCGGCTTCGCTCGATGGAATACCTGCGACGATCGCCTTTGCGCCTGAAGACCGGATTCTCGGCCCGCTTGCGTGGGCGGCACTCGACCTGTTCCGCGGCGATGAGCTGGCGCGCCTCAAACAATGCCCGCCCGACGACTGCCGCTGGCTTTTCATCGACCGCACGAAGAACGGGTCGCGTCGATGGTGCGACATGGCAAGCTGCGGCAACCGCGCAAAAGCGCGTCGGGCGCGCTAG
- a CDS encoding bifunctional transcriptional activator/DNA repair enzyme AdaA, producing the protein MLDDDACYSRLARRDPAADGEFFVAVKTTGIYCRPICPARLPLRQNVSFFRTAAAAHANGYRPCLRCRPESAPDSPAWLGTLASVRRALNLIDNGFLVDRDVDALADTLGMTARHLRRLFMKHLGVGPMAVEQVRRLHLAKKLMHETALPITEIAFAAGYGSLRRFNEVFLKAFKRPPSSLRRKREVNSSAAPLAVSIALRPDSISFPTPDQLALEVGTSASALIRSVKGSAVTVELVNIAPKDIAAAISEIKQRLHGHRPGVAIRQPPLAAPAGGNAGNQADGTAG; encoded by the coding sequence ATGCTGGACGACGACGCCTGCTATTCGCGCCTCGCCCGACGCGACCCTGCTGCCGATGGCGAGTTCTTCGTCGCGGTAAAGACGACCGGCATTTACTGCCGCCCGATCTGTCCGGCGAGGTTGCCCCTCCGACAAAATGTCAGCTTCTTCCGCACGGCGGCCGCAGCGCATGCCAACGGGTACCGGCCCTGTCTGCGCTGCCGACCGGAATCCGCTCCGGATAGCCCGGCGTGGCTCGGCACTCTGGCTTCGGTGCGGCGAGCACTGAACCTTATCGACAACGGCTTTCTCGTCGATCGTGACGTCGATGCTCTGGCGGATACGTTGGGCATGACGGCGCGTCACCTGCGGCGATTGTTCATGAAACATCTCGGCGTCGGCCCGATGGCAGTTGAGCAAGTGAGACGCTTGCACCTCGCCAAGAAGCTAATGCATGAAACCGCGCTGCCGATCACCGAAATCGCCTTCGCTGCCGGCTATGGCAGTCTCAGGCGTTTCAATGAGGTATTCCTGAAGGCGTTCAAACGGCCGCCCTCGTCATTGCGCAGAAAAAGGGAAGTGAACAGCAGCGCGGCGCCGCTGGCGGTGTCCATAGCGCTGAGGCCAGACAGCATATCATTCCCCACACCTGATCAGTTGGCGCTTGAGGTCGGCACCTCGGCAAGCGCCCTGATCCGGTCAGTGAAGGGCAGCGCCGTCACCGTGGAGCTGGTTAACATTGCGCCCAAAGACATTGCCGCAGCGATCAGCGAGATAAAGCAGCGACTTCATGGCCATCGGCCGGGCGTTGCCATACGGCAGCCACCGCTTGCTGCTCCGGCGGGCGGGAATGCAGGCAATCAAGCTGATGGCACGGCAGGCTGA
- a CDS encoding antibiotic biosynthesis monooxygenase family protein — MPTTPSIARIWRGRTLSGDADSYEAYLRKEGIPPLERTALGVQLFREDRDADTMFTTISYWADLAAMAAFTKGSPTKVHHLDRDHEFLIELPDRIEINHILIDNQGLR, encoded by the coding sequence ATGCCGACTACCCCTTCCATCGCGCGCATCTGGCGCGGGCGTACCCTTTCTGGCGACGCCGACAGCTATGAAGCCTATCTGCGCAAAGAGGGGATTCCGCCGCTTGAGCGGACGGCGCTCGGCGTCCAGCTGTTTCGCGAAGATCGCGACGCGGATACGATGTTCACGACGATCTCCTACTGGGCCGACCTGGCCGCCATGGCGGCCTTTACCAAGGGGTCGCCGACCAAAGTCCATCATCTCGATCGCGACCACGAGTTTCTGATCGAGCTTCCCGACCGGATCGAGATCAATCATATTCTGATCGATAATCAGGGCCTGCGCTAG
- a CDS encoding NIPSNAP family protein — MITCVVDYVIDPAKIEAFERFGQRWIQLVEQHGGVHHGYYLPAEGASDRALALFSFPSLAAYEAYRSHFGNDPSFVEADRIRDESGCVLRYDRTFMRPLARQSTV; from the coding sequence ATGATAACCTGTGTCGTCGATTACGTCATAGATCCGGCCAAGATCGAAGCCTTCGAACGATTCGGGCAGCGCTGGATCCAGCTCGTCGAGCAGCACGGCGGCGTCCACCACGGATATTATCTGCCTGCCGAGGGAGCGAGCGATCGGGCTCTGGCGCTCTTCAGCTTTCCGAGTCTTGCTGCCTATGAGGCATATCGCAGCCACTTCGGGAATGATCCCTCGTTCGTCGAGGCGGATCGCATCCGCGACGAAAGCGGCTGCGTTTTGCGCTACGATCGGACCTTCATGCGGCCGCTCGCAAGGCAGTCCACCGTTTGA
- a CDS encoding FMN-dependent NADH-azoreductase — protein sequence MKRLLHLKASPRADGSHSLAAAHKFLETLHSRSGAIDVAEVDVWKTDLPHLDGALLAAKYAMLSGGALKADEALAWSAIQTMVQELDAADVVLISTPMWNLSIPYRLKHYIDLVTQPGLSFRFHPETGYVPLLRPRPVVAILASAGDFSEGPSWGRPDLATPYLQEALKFIGLRDVEIVPICLTAGKPEAATAAAARAQEALEQLANRLAENAA from the coding sequence ATGAAAAGACTGCTTCATCTCAAGGCATCGCCGCGCGCCGATGGGTCGCATTCCCTCGCGGCGGCGCACAAGTTTCTGGAAACATTGCACAGCAGGAGCGGCGCAATCGATGTTGCGGAGGTCGACGTGTGGAAGACCGACCTTCCGCATCTCGACGGAGCCTTGCTCGCAGCAAAATATGCCATGCTTTCGGGAGGGGCCTTGAAGGCCGACGAAGCGCTCGCTTGGAGCGCGATCCAGACTATGGTCCAGGAGCTCGATGCCGCCGACGTCGTCTTGATCTCGACACCTATGTGGAACCTCTCGATCCCCTACCGGCTCAAGCATTATATCGATCTGGTGACCCAGCCGGGACTAAGTTTTCGCTTCCATCCCGAAACAGGCTATGTGCCATTGCTGCGTCCCCGCCCGGTGGTAGCGATCCTTGCCAGCGCGGGCGATTTCTCCGAAGGCCCTTCGTGGGGACGACCGGATCTTGCCACCCCCTATCTGCAAGAGGCACTGAAATTTATCGGACTTCGCGATGTCGAGATTGTCCCGATCTGTCTCACCGCGGGGAAGCCGGAAGCCGCCACCGCCGCCGCGGCGCGCGCGCAAGAAGCGCTCGAGCAACTGGCCAACCGGCTCGCCGAGAATGCTGCATGA
- a CDS encoding nuclear transport factor 2 family protein, with the protein MPDQNEQSLSLTAREIVKAYWAALFSRDPAKIRAAVTQDVEWLAPPANATAVALGVTHHMVGPDAIIKFILEDFRRLFSNGMEIDVISSTAEGNRVVIEQRQRATLAGGQDFDLVYVFIFETADGKVSRIREYMDTFGGHAIVFGAGETPRQIV; encoded by the coding sequence ATGCCCGACCAGAATGAACAGAGCCTTTCCCTCACTGCGAGGGAGATCGTCAAAGCATATTGGGCTGCGCTCTTTTCCCGCGATCCTGCGAAGATCCGCGCGGCGGTTACGCAGGATGTCGAATGGCTGGCCCCTCCGGCAAACGCGACCGCAGTCGCTCTCGGCGTCACGCACCACATGGTCGGTCCCGATGCCATTATCAAATTCATCCTCGAAGACTTCCGCCGGCTGTTTAGCAACGGCATGGAGATCGATGTGATCTCTTCCACCGCGGAAGGAAATCGCGTCGTGATCGAACAAAGGCAGCGCGCAACACTCGCAGGCGGGCAGGATTTTGATCTCGTCTATGTCTTCATATTCGAAACCGCCGACGGGAAGGTGTCGCGCATCCGCGAGTATATGGACACATTCGGCGGACACGCGATAGTCTTTGGCGCCGGCGAGACTCCCCGTCAGATCGTTTAA
- a CDS encoding LysR family transcriptional regulator: MLSTDDLLLIGALARTGRPTVAATALNIHLATLYRRLKDLEAEAGAPLFQRMGGRYSPTTLGEELALAATAIDASLADARRQMAGGGRQLEGRITITTADSLVPLITGMLPAFNNRYAEIRVDLIVSNDFADMARYEAEVAIRPTRSPPETLVGRRAGSFDFGVYAAKGAPDDLRWIVLDDSLSSIPSSRWLSGRVSEAEVALSVNSMWAAAQAASAGVGKALVPTYLARHLGLRACGVPVAELQSEVWLLIHPDLRRTPRIQAFMDFAGDQIREHIG, encoded by the coding sequence ATGCTGTCGACCGATGATCTTCTTCTGATCGGAGCGCTCGCGAGAACCGGAAGACCCACTGTAGCAGCGACCGCGCTCAACATTCATCTGGCAACGCTCTATCGCCGGCTAAAGGATCTCGAGGCCGAGGCCGGAGCGCCGCTGTTCCAGCGTATGGGCGGGCGCTACAGCCCGACGACGTTGGGGGAGGAGCTGGCGCTTGCCGCCACTGCCATAGACGCTAGCCTCGCTGACGCGCGGCGCCAGATGGCGGGCGGCGGACGCCAGCTCGAAGGGCGCATCACTATTACAACAGCGGATTCGCTTGTGCCTCTGATCACCGGGATGCTGCCGGCTTTCAATAACCGGTACGCCGAAATCCGAGTTGATCTGATCGTATCGAACGATTTCGCCGACATGGCGCGCTACGAGGCGGAAGTGGCCATTCGCCCGACGCGTTCGCCGCCCGAGACGCTCGTCGGCCGGCGAGCCGGATCGTTCGACTTCGGCGTTTACGCTGCCAAGGGTGCACCGGATGATTTACGGTGGATTGTTCTCGACGACAGTCTTTCCTCTATTCCGTCATCTCGCTGGCTGTCGGGTCGCGTTTCGGAAGCCGAGGTCGCGCTGAGCGTCAATAGCATGTGGGCTGCTGCGCAGGCCGCGTCAGCGGGCGTCGGCAAGGCGCTCGTGCCGACCTACCTCGCCCGTCATCTGGGATTGCGCGCGTGCGGCGTGCCCGTTGCTGAACTGCAATCGGAAGTGTGGCTTCTCATTCATCCGGATCTGAGGCGCACTCCGCGCATACAGGCTTTCATGGACTTTGCAGGGGACCAAATCAGGGAACATATTGGCTGA
- a CDS encoding TolB family protein: protein MNKVHFIPVVALVLAGAACSAMRDPPEMPVRWTPDSISSPGYEATPTFSPDGRSMLFLSASKSFTDWRIMEARCMDGQWSAPYSPEFAASPPVIEADPGIAPDGEGLYFLSARHDPKGEDFDIYFARRVGDEWGDPVRLPAPVNSPEAELLPRVDGEGTLYFGSSRAGGYGDGDIYIARRDGRGRWQVANAGPPISTAANEYEAEISRDGRTMVVVADRGSRSHLYLFRRPKEAWIEAGRIPSRDDVFQVGPLLSPRSEKLLFAQAEPDRSGEIFLIDLVPDSHEAWPPQC, encoded by the coding sequence ATGAACAAAGTCCATTTTATTCCGGTAGTCGCCTTGGTTTTGGCCGGCGCCGCCTGTTCGGCAATGCGCGACCCGCCGGAAATGCCGGTGCGCTGGACCCCCGATAGCATCAGTTCCCCCGGTTACGAAGCCACCCCGACCTTCTCGCCGGACGGCAGATCGATGCTCTTTCTTTCGGCCAGCAAGAGCTTCACCGACTGGCGGATCATGGAGGCCCGCTGCATGGACGGACAATGGTCTGCGCCTTACTCGCCCGAATTTGCTGCCAGTCCGCCAGTGATCGAGGCCGATCCGGGGATCGCGCCCGATGGCGAGGGCCTATATTTCCTGTCGGCAAGGCACGATCCGAAAGGCGAGGACTTCGACATTTACTTCGCTCGGCGCGTGGGCGACGAATGGGGCGATCCAGTGCGTTTGCCGGCACCCGTCAACTCACCCGAAGCCGAACTCCTGCCCCGCGTCGATGGCGAGGGCACGCTCTATTTCGGCTCCAGCCGGGCCGGCGGTTACGGCGACGGCGACATTTACATCGCTCGGCGCGATGGCCGCGGCCGGTGGCAGGTCGCGAACGCAGGACCTCCCATCAGCACGGCAGCGAACGAATATGAGGCCGAGATTTCGCGCGATGGCCGGACGATGGTCGTCGTCGCGGATCGCGGCAGCCGTTCGCATCTGTATCTGTTTCGAAGGCCGAAAGAGGCGTGGATCGAAGCGGGTCGCATTCCCTCGCGCGACGATGTCTTTCAAGTCGGGCCGCTCCTCTCGCCCCGCTCGGAAAAGCTCCTGTTCGCCCAAGCGGAGCCCGACAGGTCGGGCGAAATATTCCTGATCGACCTTGTGCCGGACTCACACGAAGCATGGCCACCCCAATGTTGA
- a CDS encoding LysR substrate-binding domain-containing protein: MFRLPPLESLRLFEIAARHQNFSKAAAEAGITAAAMSQRMRDLQLDLGEPLFERRGPTLKLTAAGSRLGDDMGKILEQLSEAVLACRSSKQVRLSVTPTFGARWLAPRLVEMQTLHPELAIVSDVSAEVRPREYFDIAIRSGRGDWKGFESRHLFDLELTPMLSPSLAARLDLDSLAELPGCPLLATDDWPHWFGAAGLGEVEVFEGLRNNSFPTLDLAAVAALAGQGIALLSPQLFGRELDSGELTMPFCHIRIARRSYWIMRRDGDQREGVLQLFDWLIGEIGVSVAGGHGSKEPRGLSSQPAVPSA; this comes from the coding sequence ATGTTTCGGCTGCCCCCTTTAGAGTCGCTTCGCCTGTTCGAGATCGCCGCCCGGCATCAGAATTTTTCGAAAGCGGCGGCAGAAGCCGGGATCACGGCGGCTGCAATGAGCCAGCGCATGCGCGATCTCCAGCTCGACCTTGGCGAACCCCTGTTCGAACGGCGCGGGCCGACCTTGAAGCTCACGGCAGCGGGCAGCCGGCTGGGCGATGACATGGGAAAAATCCTGGAGCAGCTGAGCGAGGCGGTACTGGCGTGTCGGTCGAGCAAACAGGTGCGGCTTAGCGTCACGCCGACGTTCGGCGCGCGATGGCTGGCCCCGCGCCTCGTGGAAATGCAAACACTGCACCCGGAGCTGGCGATTGTCAGCGACGTGTCGGCGGAGGTCCGGCCGCGGGAGTATTTCGACATCGCAATCCGGAGCGGCCGCGGGGACTGGAAGGGTTTCGAATCGAGGCACCTGTTCGATCTTGAACTGACGCCGATGCTGTCACCTTCCTTGGCGGCACGGCTCGACCTCGATTCCCTCGCGGAGCTGCCCGGCTGTCCCTTGTTGGCGACGGACGACTGGCCGCACTGGTTCGGCGCGGCGGGCCTAGGCGAGGTCGAGGTTTTCGAAGGCCTCCGGAATAATAGCTTTCCGACGCTCGATCTCGCGGCCGTGGCGGCTCTGGCGGGGCAGGGCATTGCGCTGCTCTCGCCGCAACTTTTCGGCAGGGAACTCGATAGCGGGGAACTAACTATGCCTTTCTGTCACATCCGGATTGCACGTCGGAGTTACTGGATCATGCGCCGCGACGGTGATCAGCGGGAAGGCGTTTTACAGTTGTTCGACTGGCTCATTGGCGAGATCGGCGTCTCGGTCGCAGGCGGACACGGCTCGAAAGAGCCTCGCGGCCTGTCGTCTCAGCCTGCCGTGCCATCAGCTTGA
- a CDS encoding DMT family transporter, whose translation MSLIWGLTWAAIKIGLAAAPPLFLAAARYLIAAAVLAFLVCGDRSAFVEGRAPRTLLTALLVNVCTHGLLFWGMQHVASGLAGLINLALIPVMLFALAALTGEQRAGWRHALALAIGCAGLVGLFWTRLRDGGADGLGMAAVVAATACYCIGSILARPLIGPVRPLAMTFAQAATGGAVLLALSLALEPVTGATLAGLAMPRVIASLLVLSLLGTIIAYTIYLVLIREWGTVRAGLYAFVSPIVALAIGAGLFGEAIGWPEISGALLLLTAAAIALAPPRETGSG comes from the coding sequence ATGTCGCTGATTTGGGGATTGACCTGGGCAGCGATAAAGATCGGGCTGGCTGCCGCGCCTCCGCTTTTTCTGGCCGCCGCTCGCTATCTGATCGCCGCAGCGGTGCTGGCCTTTCTCGTGTGCGGCGACCGAAGCGCGTTCGTCGAGGGACGGGCGCCTCGCACCCTCCTCACCGCGCTGCTCGTCAACGTCTGCACGCACGGCCTCCTCTTTTGGGGAATGCAGCATGTTGCGTCGGGCCTCGCCGGCCTGATAAATCTCGCGCTGATTCCGGTGATGCTGTTCGCGCTCGCGGCCCTCACGGGCGAGCAGCGAGCAGGATGGCGGCACGCGCTCGCGCTCGCGATCGGCTGCGCAGGTCTGGTCGGCCTCTTCTGGACGCGGCTCCGCGATGGCGGCGCCGATGGCCTCGGTATGGCGGCGGTAGTCGCCGCGACCGCCTGCTACTGCATCGGGAGTATCCTTGCGCGTCCGCTCATCGGACCGGTCCGGCCGCTGGCGATGACATTCGCCCAGGCTGCGACTGGCGGCGCCGTGCTGCTCGCGCTTTCGCTGGCGCTCGAACCGGTGACGGGCGCAACGCTCGCCGGACTAGCCATGCCGCGGGTGATTGCGAGCCTGCTGGTTCTTTCGTTGCTGGGAACAATCATTGCCTATACGATTTATCTGGTCCTCATTCGCGAATGGGGAACAGTGCGTGCCGGTCTCTACGCGTTTGTGTCGCCGATCGTCGCGCTTGCTATCGGGGCAGGTCTGTTCGGTGAGGCAATCGGCTGGCCGGAGATCTCCGGGGCGCTGTTGCTGCTGACGGCGGCGGCAATCGCCTTGGCGCCGCCGCGCGAGACAGGTTCGGGTTGA
- a CDS encoding arginase family protein: MKMKNVCFAAAAWGAKEPPMTGEAYGRRLFLIGAATAAALASGRAAPTNGRRKISMIEAPSNLGLRPVVRGRQPGAWRAPQALREAGLEARLRPVATHALARPIYNFEGDGESRIRNGRAIRTFSEALAPLVAADLAAGNFPLVIGGDCSILLGCLHGAGEVGLIHVDGHSDFYHPGNYDTQARLGSVAGMDLALATGRGEPLLADWGGRPLVADDRAVQIGERDELTADFDYRDIEDTAIHRIPVRRVLANGIAATVQCALSVGAAQSLPFWLHIDLDVLDEKVMPAVDSPGSPGLTYDQLADLVAGLLASGRIRGASVTIYDPELDRTGRYAREIIGCLGRAFDALDTPA, translated from the coding sequence ATGAAAATGAAGAATGTTTGTTTTGCTGCAGCGGCATGGGGTGCGAAAGAACCCCCGATGACTGGTGAGGCTTATGGAAGAAGATTGTTTTTGATCGGTGCCGCGACCGCAGCCGCTCTGGCGTCCGGACGGGCGGCACCGACCAATGGACGCCGGAAGATCTCGATGATCGAAGCGCCAAGTAATCTGGGACTCAGGCCGGTCGTGCGCGGTCGACAGCCGGGCGCCTGGCGAGCACCGCAAGCGCTGCGCGAAGCCGGCCTTGAGGCGCGGCTTCGTCCGGTCGCGACCCACGCGCTGGCGAGGCCCATCTACAATTTCGAGGGCGACGGAGAATCCCGCATCCGCAACGGCCGCGCCATCCGGACCTTCAGCGAAGCCCTTGCCCCGCTAGTCGCGGCAGATCTCGCCGCCGGGAATTTTCCCCTCGTGATCGGCGGCGACTGCAGCATTCTTCTCGGCTGCCTTCACGGCGCGGGCGAGGTGGGGCTCATCCATGTCGATGGCCACAGCGACTTTTATCACCCCGGCAACTATGACACGCAGGCGCGGCTCGGGAGCGTCGCAGGAATGGATCTTGCGCTTGCCACGGGTCGCGGTGAGCCCTTGCTCGCGGACTGGGGTGGGCGCCCCCTGGTAGCCGATGATCGCGCCGTGCAGATCGGCGAGCGCGACGAGCTCACCGCCGACTTTGATTATCGCGACATCGAAGATACGGCGATCCATCGGATCCCGGTTCGCCGGGTCTTGGCGAACGGCATCGCTGCAACGGTGCAATGTGCCCTTTCGGTCGGCGCGGCCCAATCGCTGCCCTTCTGGCTCCACATCGATCTGGATGTCCTCGACGAGAAAGTCATGCCGGCGGTCGATTCTCCGGGATCTCCGGGACTGACCTACGATCAACTGGCGGACCTGGTGGCGGGTTTGCTAGCATCCGGCCGGATCCGGGGCGCCAGCGTCACAATCTACGATCCCGAGCTGGATCGGACTGGCCGATATGCCCGCGAAATCATCGGGTGCCTGGGGCGTGCGTTCGACGCCTTGGATACCCCGGCATGA
- a CDS encoding alpha/beta fold hydrolase, whose protein sequence is MRHGTIEVQSIPIFYREAGPPDGSVLLLPHGYPGSSFQFRQLMPALADRWHTIAFDFPGFGYSGTPDRKQFAYDFNGYAEILRGVADHFELERYALWLHDYGSQIGLRHAIACPDRITGLVIQNGDIYEDALGPKYAAIKAYWADKSRARLQQLEAAVSEKGFREEFVGEVADAVATRVPPDLWKLHWPLMNTPVRRRVVVELMKGLEANLSWFPRYQAYLRDHQPRALILWGPEDGYMPAEAGEAYRRDLPNADLHLIDGAGHWLLETHFEQALPLVREFLNRLDA, encoded by the coding sequence ATGCGTCACGGCACGATCGAAGTTCAGAGTATCCCGATTTTCTACCGCGAAGCCGGGCCGCCTGACGGTTCGGTGCTTCTCTTGCCGCACGGCTATCCCGGTTCGTCATTCCAGTTTCGCCAGCTGATGCCGGCGCTAGCCGACCGGTGGCACACGATCGCGTTCGACTTTCCGGGTTTCGGCTACAGCGGAACGCCCGACCGGAAGCAGTTCGCCTATGACTTCAACGGCTATGCGGAGATTTTGCGAGGGGTCGCCGACCATTTCGAACTGGAGCGTTACGCCCTGTGGCTCCACGATTATGGTTCGCAGATCGGATTGCGGCATGCAATTGCATGTCCCGACCGCATCACCGGGCTCGTGATCCAGAATGGCGACATCTACGAAGATGCGCTCGGCCCCAAATACGCGGCCATCAAGGCCTATTGGGCCGACAAGTCGCGCGCGCGCCTGCAACAACTCGAGGCGGCGGTAAGTGAGAAAGGCTTCCGGGAGGAATTTGTCGGCGAGGTCGCCGACGCGGTTGCCACGCGCGTGCCCCCGGATCTCTGGAAACTGCACTGGCCGCTCATGAATACGCCGGTTCGCCGCCGCGTGGTGGTCGAACTGATGAAGGGACTTGAGGCGAACCTTTCGTGGTTTCCGCGCTATCAGGCCTATCTGCGCGACCACCAGCCGCGTGCCCTGATCCTGTGGGGCCCCGAGGACGGCTATATGCCGGCCGAGGCGGGCGAAGCCTATCGCCGCGACTTGCCGAATGCCGATCTCCATCTGATCGACGGGGCGGGGCACTGGCTGCTGGAGACGCATTTCGAACAGGCCCTGCCGCTCGTGCGCGAGTTTCTGAACAGGCTCGATGCCTGA